The following proteins are co-located in the Macadamia integrifolia cultivar HAES 741 chromosome 3, SCU_Mint_v3, whole genome shotgun sequence genome:
- the LOC122072985 gene encoding receptor-like cytosolic serine/threonine-protein kinase RBK1, translating into MKETEETKENPERESQDGMGKTEFNEDNSSPRGVLEIPVLGVDSDNSSSSCSSSSTDKLIAHQALVPESNGSQWRNLLDVIKRKSVRRFSSFPEVSMRRNLSRKLARIRSAEDRIEYEGPSVPKPSWRNFAYEELAAATDNFSSEKLIGKGGHAEVYKGCLEDGEVVAVKRLNKKEKEDEERVADFLSELGIIAHINHPNAARLLGFSVEKGLHLVLDFSPHGSLASLLHGSKEPLEWGIRFKVALGVAEGLHYLHQGCSRRIIHRDIKASNILLNQDYEPQISDFGLAKWLPEQWSHHIVFPIEGTFGYLAPEYFMHGIVDEKTDVFAFGVLLLELITGRRAVDSCRQSLVMWAKPLLDRNNMEGLVDPSLGHGYEIIEMKRMILTASRCIHHSSTMRPNMSQILQQLRGEDAAMEVSGRETKPLLLEYSCDSDDYTCSNYLNDLNRHMQLALE; encoded by the exons ATGAAAG AAACGGAAGAAACCAAGGAAAACCCAGAAAGAGAATCTCAGGATGGGATGGGGAAGACAGAGTTTAATGAAGATAATAGCTCCCCGAGAGGTGTATTGGAAATCCCTGTTTTGGGTGTCGATTCAGATAACAGTAGCAGTAGTTGCAGTTCTTCGTCTACTGATAAATTGATCGCGCACCAAGCTTTGGTTCCTGAATCAAATGGTTCACAGTGGAGGAATTTGTTAGATGTCATAAAGAGGAAATCTGTGAGAAGGTTTTCTTCGTTTCCTGAAGTGTCAATGAGAAGGAATTTAAGTAGGAAATTAGCTCGGATTCGCAGTGCTGAAGATCGAATTGAGTATGAAGGACCATCGGTTCCAAAACCTTCTTGGAGGAACTTTGCTTACGAGGAACTTGCCGCTGCAACCGATAATTTCAGTTCTG AGAAGTTGATCGGGAAGGGAGGGCACGCGGAGGTGTACAAAGGGTGCCTAGAAGACGGTGAAGTGGTAGCAGTTAAGAGGCtgaacaagaaagagaaagaagatgaggaaaGGGTGGCTGATTTCTTGTCAGAGCTCGGTATCATCGCCCACATTAATCACCCCAATGCTGCGCGTTTGCTTGGCTTCAGTGTGGAAAAGGGTTTGCACCTTGTCTTGGACTTCTCCCCGCATGGCAGCCTCGCCTCTTTGCTTCACG GTTCAAAGGAGCCTCTGGAGTGGGGAATAAGGTTTAAGGTTGCTTTAGGGGTAGCAGAAGGATTACACTACCTCCATCAAGGCTGCAGCAGACGTATAATTCACAGAGACATCAAAGCCTCTAACATATTATTAAACCAAGATTATGAACCTCAG ATTTCCGATTTTGGACTTGCAAAATGGTTACCAGAACAATGGAGTCACCACATAGTTTTCCCCATAGAGGGGACATTTGG ATACTTGGCACCAGAATACTTCATGCACGGAATTGTCGATGAGAAAACAGATGTTTTTGCCTTTGGGGTGCTACTACTGGAGCTCATAACAGGCCGGCGTGCTGTGGACTCTTGTCGCCAAAGCCTTGTGATGTGG GCAAAGCCACTACTTGACAGGAATAATATGGAAGGTTTAGTGGATCCAAGTCTGGGACATGGTTATGAAATTATTGAAATGAAGCGTATGATCTTGACAGCATCAAGGTGCATCCACCACTCATCCACCATGAGACCAAACATGAGCCAG ATTTTGCAGCAGTTGAGGGGTGAGGATGCAGCAATGGAAGTGAGTGGAAGAGAAACAAAGCCACTCCTTTTGGAATATTCCTGTGATTCGGATGATTATACTTGTTCTAATTACCTCAATGACCTCAACCGCCACATGCAACTTGCATTAGAATAG